The Candidatus Binatia bacterium genome has a segment encoding these proteins:
- a CDS encoding type II toxin-antitoxin system HicB family antitoxin, giving the protein MRREFDVLIERDSEGYYVATVPGLHGCHTQARSLDDLMERVREAVELCLEVEGDAVGPSLDFVGVQRIEVG; this is encoded by the coding sequence ATGAGACGAGAGTTCGATGTGCTGATCGAGCGCGACTCCGAGGGCTACTATGTGGCGACGGTTCCTGGGCTGCACGGCTGCCATACCCAGGCGCGGTCTCTTGACGATCTGATGGAGCGAGTTCGGGAAGCCGTTGAGCTCTGCCTTGAAGTCGAAGGTGATGCGGTGGGACCATCGCTGGACTTTGTTGGTGTCCAGCGAATCGAAGTCGGGTGA
- a CDS encoding PD-(D/E)XK nuclease family protein, whose protein sequence is MSPLELPQIRATSPTLAETMRACLLRAGLSRATGSSNFVLGNPKAWLGTAYHEVLEKIVEIDLGQESLAAAVERLWNQAIASLQQRADAHALDRRFGSPTAWPGYHVARASVLLRAGEISAGPASAVAPATKQASGAGLAGTIREQEFTAFGGRLLGRPDVIRASEVIDYKSGAIVEHDAATQTDVVKAAYIRQLRIYGYLVKQKLGWWPKRGVLLPLGGAGVEVELEPSECEREASDAVALLDVYNGKVRSGAAPQQFASPSPESCRWCAYKLVCPVFWQAASPDWSGQLDGAAVEGPLVGAPSVIHAGAARAIAVDVQAGTEARRQAQIAPLNPSAHPVVATLVQAERVRLVALWQRNDGMLVPGQRTVVCRVSDLPSVTNKGDCVDGPRREGNDA, encoded by the coding sequence GTGAGCCCGCTGGAGCTGCCCCAGATCCGCGCAACCAGCCCGACGCTAGCTGAGACCATGCGCGCCTGCCTCCTGCGCGCCGGGCTCTCAAGGGCGACCGGCAGCTCCAATTTTGTCCTCGGGAACCCGAAGGCGTGGCTTGGCACCGCCTACCATGAAGTGCTCGAGAAGATCGTCGAGATCGACCTCGGCCAGGAGTCTCTCGCTGCGGCTGTCGAACGGCTGTGGAACCAGGCAATCGCAAGCCTGCAGCAGCGCGCCGATGCGCATGCGCTCGATCGCCGCTTCGGCTCGCCGACGGCATGGCCCGGGTACCATGTCGCGCGCGCCAGCGTACTGCTCCGAGCAGGAGAGATCTCCGCGGGACCGGCGTCGGCGGTTGCGCCGGCCACGAAGCAGGCGTCAGGCGCGGGCCTCGCCGGCACGATCCGCGAGCAAGAGTTCACTGCGTTCGGCGGGAGGCTGCTTGGGCGCCCCGACGTGATCCGCGCCAGCGAGGTCATTGACTACAAGAGCGGCGCGATCGTCGAGCACGATGCCGCCACACAGACCGATGTGGTGAAGGCCGCCTACATCCGGCAGCTCCGCATCTACGGTTACCTCGTCAAGCAGAAGCTCGGGTGGTGGCCGAAGCGCGGAGTACTTCTTCCACTTGGTGGTGCTGGAGTCGAGGTCGAGCTCGAGCCGTCCGAATGCGAGCGGGAGGCTTCTGACGCGGTGGCGCTGCTCGACGTGTACAACGGAAAGGTCCGCTCGGGTGCAGCGCCCCAGCAGTTCGCATCGCCGTCGCCGGAGTCCTGCCGGTGGTGTGCGTACAAGCTTGTCTGTCCCGTTTTCTGGCAGGCCGCATCACCCGACTGGTCCGGACAGCTCGACGGCGCAGCCGTCGAAGGTCCTCTTGTTGGGGCACCAAGCGTGATCCACGCCGGCGCGGCCAGAGCGATCGCGGTGGACGTGCAGGCCGGAACCGAGGCTCGGCGCCAAGCGCAGATCGCCCCGCTCAATCCATCTGCTCACCCCGTCGTCGCCACACTAGTGCAAGCCGAGCGAGTTCGGCTAGTGGCCCTTTGGCAGCGGAATGATGGGATGCTGGTTCCGGGGCAGCGCACTGTGGTCTGCAGGGTCAGTGATTTGCCAAGCGTGACAAACAAGGGCGATTGTGTTGATGGACCGAGGCGCGAAGGGAACGACGCCTAA
- a CDS encoding HEPN domain-containing protein: MASAEEFLQMATADAEAGMASNIPYTICFHAQQASEKYLKAYLVSKGQQAPRTHNILELIDRCAAIDDAFTSLRPLAEDLSLFGVEIRYAPSKEEADKKCPATWSAMLRISELVRSKTDAQQ; encoded by the coding sequence ATGGCAAGCGCAGAAGAATTCTTGCAGATGGCTACGGCTGACGCCGAGGCAGGCATGGCGTCAAACATTCCGTACACCATTTGCTTTCACGCCCAGCAGGCATCAGAAAAGTATCTGAAGGCGTATCTCGTCTCGAAAGGTCAGCAGGCTCCACGCACGCACAACATCCTTGAGCTTATTGATCGTTGTGCCGCAATCGACGATGCCTTCACATCGCTTCGGCCACTCGCTGAAGATCTGAGCCTTTTCGGCGTAGAGATTCGCTATGCGCCATCAAAAGAAGAGGCAGACAAGAAATGCCCTGCTACATGGAGCGCAATGCTGAGAATCAGCGAGCTTGTGCGGAGCAAAACCGATGCCCAACAATAG
- a CDS encoding type I restriction-modification system subunit M, giving the protein MAKSKTAKTMKNGDVPVTTAQRLGSILKSARDIMRKDKGLSGDLDRIPMLTWIMFLKFLDDMEAVRAEEAILAGKKFKAAIEEPYRWRDWAAKEDGITGDELIAFINQEECRRPDGTKGAGLFAYLRGLRGAEGGDRRDVVATVFKGTVNRMINGYLLRDVINKVNGIHFTASEEIHTLGNFYESMLKEMRDAAGDSGEFYTPRAVVRLMVTVVDPKIGETVLDPACGTGGFLVEAFSHMEKQCKTVQQRRQLQQSTIIGGEAKPLPYLLAQMNLLLHGLEAPKVEPGNSLAVALRDIGEKDRVDVILTNPPFGGEEERGILSNFPEDKQTAETALLFLQLIMRKLKRTPRPGRAAVVVPNGVLFGDGIAARIKFELLSSFNLHTIVRLPEGVFAPYTDIPTNLLFFDGGAATRSIWYYEHRLPEGRKKYTKTKPLQHSEFESLITWWGARIETDNAWLVDVGQVVSKNGTGNVVGVNLDLKNPHANADVDDRSSAQIANDLDANERAMLDLISELRALVVQAPTAGDA; this is encoded by the coding sequence ATGGCAAAGAGCAAGACAGCGAAGACGATGAAGAACGGCGACGTGCCGGTGACGACCGCCCAGCGCCTCGGGAGCATCCTCAAGTCCGCGCGGGATATCATGCGCAAGGATAAGGGGCTCAGCGGTGACCTCGACCGCATCCCGATGCTTACATGGATCATGTTCCTGAAGTTCCTCGACGACATGGAGGCGGTTCGCGCCGAGGAAGCGATACTCGCCGGCAAGAAGTTCAAGGCGGCCATCGAGGAGCCGTACCGCTGGCGGGACTGGGCCGCCAAGGAAGACGGCATCACCGGCGACGAGCTGATCGCATTCATCAACCAGGAAGAGTGCCGGCGGCCGGACGGGACCAAAGGCGCGGGCCTCTTCGCCTACCTGCGCGGGCTGCGCGGCGCCGAGGGAGGGGATCGCCGGGACGTCGTGGCTACCGTGTTCAAGGGCACGGTCAACCGCATGATCAACGGCTACCTGCTCCGCGACGTCATCAACAAGGTGAACGGCATCCACTTCACCGCGTCGGAGGAGATCCACACCCTCGGCAACTTCTACGAGTCGATGCTCAAGGAGATGCGGGATGCCGCCGGCGACTCGGGCGAGTTCTACACGCCGCGCGCGGTGGTGCGCTTGATGGTGACGGTCGTCGATCCGAAGATCGGTGAGACAGTGCTCGACCCTGCGTGCGGCACAGGCGGCTTCCTCGTCGAGGCATTCTCCCACATGGAGAAGCAATGCAAGACGGTGCAGCAGCGGCGGCAACTCCAGCAGAGCACCATCATCGGCGGTGAGGCGAAGCCGCTGCCGTACCTCCTCGCGCAGATGAACCTGCTCCTGCACGGCCTCGAGGCGCCGAAGGTCGAGCCTGGCAACAGCCTCGCTGTTGCGCTCCGGGACATCGGGGAGAAGGACCGGGTCGACGTCATCCTCACCAACCCGCCGTTTGGTGGCGAGGAGGAGCGCGGCATCCTCTCGAACTTCCCCGAGGACAAGCAGACCGCGGAGACGGCTCTGCTTTTCCTCCAGCTCATCATGCGCAAGCTCAAGCGCACGCCTAGACCGGGGCGCGCGGCGGTGGTTGTGCCGAATGGCGTGCTCTTCGGCGACGGCATCGCGGCGCGCATCAAGTTCGAGCTGCTCTCCTCGTTCAACCTGCACACCATCGTTCGGCTTCCCGAAGGCGTGTTCGCGCCCTACACGGATATCCCAACGAATCTCCTGTTCTTCGATGGGGGAGCCGCAACCCGGTCAATTTGGTACTACGAGCACCGGCTCCCGGAAGGCCGGAAGAAGTACACGAAGACGAAGCCGCTACAGCATAGCGAGTTCGAGTCCCTCATCACTTGGTGGGGGGCGCGCATCGAGACGGACAACGCATGGCTGGTCGATGTCGGTCAGGTTGTCTCGAAGAACGGAACTGGAAACGTTGTCGGCGTGAACCTGGACCTGAAGAATCCACACGCGAACGCCGATGTTGATGACCGCTCGTCTGCTCAGATTGCGAATGACCTCGACGCGAATGAGCGGGCCATGCTGGACCTGATCAGCGAGCTGCGTGCGCTCGTGGTGCAGGCGCCTACAGCAGGTGAC
- a CDS encoding type II toxin-antitoxin system HicA family toxin, whose translation MPKLRRPTGNDLIRALRKAGFEAIRVRGSHHFLRHDDGRATVVPVHSGETIGPGLLSKILRDCELSANELDALL comes from the coding sequence ATGCCGAAACTGCGGCGTCCGACGGGTAATGACCTCATCCGTGCTCTTCGAAAAGCCGGTTTCGAGGCGATTCGGGTTCGGGGCAGCCATCATTTTCTGCGTCATGACGACGGCAGGGCGACGGTGGTGCCCGTCCATTCTGGTGAGACGATCGGTCCGGGGCTGTTGAGCAAGATCCTGCGCGACTGCGAGTTGAGCGCTAATGAACTGGACGCCCTGTTGTGA
- a CDS encoding DEAD/DEAH box helicase family protein, translated as MNEADTCRKYVVPKLQAAGWENEPHSITEQRTFTDGRIIVVGNKARRQPQKRADYLLRYTRDLPIAVVEAKSSYKSPADGLQQAKDYATALGLTFAYVTNGQGIIEFDFLTGVERDLQEFPSPDELWARQRGAEKLSDSEAERLLTPGYSLAGKTPRYYQEIAINAALRHIIKGQRRVLLTMATGTGKTFVAFQICWRLWSARWNRTGEYRKPRILFLADRNILVDDPYSKVFAPFGDARSKIEGGNAVKSREMYFAIYQALAADERRPGLYKDYPKDFFDLIVVDECHRGSAREESSWREILEYFEPAYQLGMTATPLREDNRDTYLYFGNPIYQYSLKQGIEDGFLAPYRVHRVITTYDAAGWRPSAGELDRLGREIPDREYTTRDFEKVVALRARTEAIARHLTDFLKGTDRFAKTIVFCVDQEHASEMRRALSNLNADIVKQNPDYVCRVTADEGDIGRGHLSRFQELETTTPAILTTSQLLTTGVDVPTVKNVALVRVIGSMCEFKQIIGRGTRVRDDYGKLFFNIHDYTGSATTLFADPDFDGEPARVSQEEIDEQGKPKPDTYTATEPEVLKLGESPGPPYGAVIGDPPDEEPRKYFYDGGQVQVAAHLVYELDAEGHQLRVVQFTDYTAERVRALFPTAVELRAAWADPERRADIIEKLAERGIDFDELTKVTSQPDADPFDLLCHVAYSAPVRTRRERVDRLRKERRAFLEKHSGVTRQILEELLEKYAEHGTAQFVLPDVLQVPPISDHGNVIEIARYFGGAEQLRGAIHELQTLLYAA; from the coding sequence ATGAACGAAGCGGACACCTGCCGCAAGTACGTCGTACCCAAACTGCAAGCCGCCGGCTGGGAGAACGAGCCGCATTCGATCACCGAACAGAGAACGTTCACCGACGGCCGCATCATCGTCGTCGGCAACAAGGCGCGTCGCCAACCGCAGAAGCGCGCTGACTACCTCCTGCGCTACACCCGCGACCTCCCAATCGCCGTTGTCGAGGCGAAGAGCAGCTACAAGTCGCCGGCTGATGGACTGCAGCAGGCGAAAGACTACGCCACAGCTCTCGGCCTCACGTTCGCGTACGTGACGAACGGCCAGGGCATTATAGAGTTCGACTTCCTGACGGGCGTCGAGCGGGACCTGCAGGAGTTTCCCAGCCCCGACGAGCTCTGGGCTCGCCAGCGCGGCGCCGAGAAACTCTCGGACAGCGAAGCCGAGAGGCTCCTCACGCCGGGCTACTCGCTTGCGGGCAAGACTCCCCGCTACTACCAGGAGATTGCGATCAACGCGGCCCTGCGCCACATCATCAAAGGCCAGCGCCGGGTGCTGCTCACGATGGCCACGGGTACGGGCAAAACCTTCGTGGCGTTCCAGATCTGCTGGCGGCTCTGGTCCGCCCGCTGGAACCGCACGGGGGAGTACCGCAAGCCTCGCATCCTCTTCCTGGCCGACCGCAACATCCTCGTCGATGACCCGTACTCGAAGGTGTTCGCTCCGTTCGGCGATGCCCGCTCGAAGATCGAGGGCGGCAACGCGGTGAAGAGCCGCGAGATGTACTTCGCTATCTACCAGGCGCTCGCCGCCGACGAACGGCGGCCCGGGCTCTACAAGGACTACCCGAAGGACTTCTTCGACCTCATCGTCGTGGACGAGTGTCATCGCGGCAGCGCCCGCGAAGAAAGCTCGTGGCGCGAGATCCTGGAGTACTTCGAGCCGGCCTATCAGCTCGGCATGACGGCGACGCCGCTTCGCGAGGACAACCGCGACACGTACCTGTACTTCGGGAACCCGATCTACCAGTACAGCCTCAAGCAGGGGATCGAGGACGGCTTCCTCGCGCCGTACCGCGTCCACCGCGTGATCACGACGTACGACGCCGCCGGCTGGCGGCCAAGCGCTGGCGAGCTTGACCGGCTCGGCCGCGAGATCCCTGACCGGGAGTACACCACGAGGGACTTCGAGAAGGTGGTCGCCCTCCGTGCGCGCACCGAGGCCATCGCCCGTCACCTCACGGACTTCCTCAAGGGCACTGATCGCTTCGCCAAGACCATTGTGTTCTGCGTGGACCAGGAGCACGCCAGCGAGATGCGTCGCGCGCTCTCGAACCTGAACGCGGACATTGTGAAGCAGAACCCCGACTACGTCTGCCGGGTCACTGCGGACGAGGGCGACATCGGTCGGGGGCACCTCAGCCGCTTCCAGGAGCTGGAGACAACGACCCCGGCCATCCTGACGACGTCGCAGTTGCTCACCACTGGAGTGGACGTCCCGACGGTCAAGAACGTGGCCCTCGTGCGCGTGATCGGCTCCATGTGCGAGTTCAAGCAGATCATCGGTCGAGGCACTCGCGTCCGCGACGATTACGGCAAGTTGTTCTTCAACATCCACGACTACACGGGTTCCGCCACCACACTGTTCGCCGATCCGGACTTCGACGGCGAGCCGGCCCGCGTGAGCCAGGAGGAGATCGACGAGCAGGGCAAGCCCAAGCCGGACACGTACACGGCCACCGAGCCTGAGGTGCTCAAGCTCGGCGAGTCGCCGGGGCCGCCATATGGTGCGGTCATCGGTGACCCGCCGGACGAGGAGCCGCGCAAATACTTCTACGACGGCGGCCAGGTACAGGTCGCGGCACACCTGGTCTATGAGCTGGACGCCGAGGGACACCAACTCCGGGTGGTCCAGTTCACCGACTACACCGCCGAGCGCGTTCGCGCGCTTTTCCCGACGGCGGTCGAGCTACGAGCCGCATGGGCCGACCCAGAGCGACGCGCCGACATCATCGAGAAGCTCGCCGAGCGTGGGATCGACTTCGACGAGCTGACCAAGGTCACGAGCCAGCCTGATGCCGACCCGTTTGATCTCCTCTGCCACGTGGCATACAGCGCGCCCGTGCGGACGCGGCGCGAGCGCGTCGATCGGCTGCGCAAGGAACGCCGGGCCTTCCTGGAGAAGCACTCGGGAGTGACGCGGCAGATCCTGGAAGAGCTACTGGAGAAGTACGCCGAACACGGCACGGCGCAGTTCGTCCTCCCGGACGTGCTGCAGGTGCCGCCAATTTCGGACCACGGCAACGTCATCGAGATCGCCCGCTACTTCGGAGGAGCCGAGCAGCTCCGCGGCGCGATTCACGAGCTGCAGACGTTGCTCTACGCCGCGTAG
- a CDS encoding S49 family peptidase, translating into MPTWHSLLNEVKARGSTFDVVRRERLKTLAERTGRNVIIYYSGWLQKPRLPGTQVTDADKNGFMTVIHGLDRTKGLDLILHTPGGETAATESLVVYLRAMFGQDIRAVVPELAMSAGTMIACACREIVMGKHSSLGPIDPQFGGMAAHGVVEEFNRAHAEIKADQTRAFVWQPIIAKYSPTLIGECEKAIQWSNEMAREWLVTGMLKDDRERDAKATRIVTELGDHALTKSHARHLSPPRCMEMGLVVRVLEDDQALQDAVLSVHHACILTLAGTGAFKIIENHEGVASLSVAQQVIVQGPSQVPLE; encoded by the coding sequence ATGCCGACTTGGCATAGCCTCCTGAACGAAGTCAAAGCTCGCGGCAGCACGTTCGATGTGGTCCGCCGGGAGCGGCTAAAGACTCTGGCCGAGAGGACCGGTCGAAACGTCATCATCTACTACTCGGGCTGGCTCCAGAAGCCGAGGCTTCCTGGGACGCAGGTCACTGACGCGGACAAGAACGGATTCATGACCGTCATTCACGGGCTTGACCGCACAAAGGGTCTCGACCTCATTCTCCACACGCCGGGAGGCGAAACGGCTGCGACCGAGTCCTTGGTCGTCTACCTCCGGGCGATGTTCGGCCAGGACATCCGCGCGGTAGTCCCAGAGTTGGCCATGTCAGCGGGAACGATGATTGCCTGCGCGTGCCGAGAGATCGTCATGGGAAAGCACTCTAGCCTCGGCCCGATCGATCCTCAATTCGGTGGAATGGCAGCCCACGGGGTCGTCGAGGAGTTCAATCGTGCGCACGCCGAGATCAAGGCCGACCAGACTCGGGCATTCGTGTGGCAGCCGATCATCGCGAAGTACTCGCCGACGCTTATCGGTGAGTGCGAGAAGGCCATCCAGTGGTCGAATGAAATGGCGCGAGAATGGCTCGTTACTGGGATGTTGAAAGACGACCGCGAGCGCGATGCGAAGGCTACGCGCATTGTTACCGAACTCGGTGATCACGCCCTCACCAAGTCGCACGCGCGCCATTTGTCACCACCTCGATGCATGGAAATGGGACTTGTGGTCCGCGTCCTCGAGGACGATCAGGCTCTACAGGACGCAGTGCTCAGTGTCCACCATGCCTGTATTCTCACGCTCGCTGGCACCGGGGCTTTCAAGATCATCGAGAACCATGAGGGCGTTGCCTCGCTCTCTGTCGCGCAGCAAGTCATCGTTCAAGGCCCGTCCCAGGTGCCACTCGAATGA
- a CDS encoding type II toxin-antitoxin system PemK/MazF family toxin — translation MAGILRGDVIWADLNPGRGHEQAGMRPVVVLSHDVFNQRSGTVIAMAVTSQPQRASFPLTMELKKVRLPKRSWVKIGQVRTLSVDRLGRKLGRVTPEELDRLVDGLNEIVGS, via the coding sequence ATGGCCGGAATACTGAGGGGCGATGTCATTTGGGCGGACTTGAACCCGGGCCGGGGTCACGAACAAGCCGGCATGCGACCGGTAGTAGTGCTGAGCCATGACGTCTTCAACCAGCGATCCGGAACGGTGATCGCCATGGCGGTAACCAGTCAGCCACAGCGCGCCAGCTTCCCGCTCACCATGGAGCTCAAGAAGGTACGGCTACCAAAGCGCTCGTGGGTCAAGATCGGCCAGGTCCGCACCCTCTCGGTAGACCGGCTCGGCCGGAAGTTGGGCCGGGTGACGCCGGAGGAACTGGACCGGCTCGTTGATGGCCTCAATGAGATCGTCGGGAGCTAA
- a CDS encoding ribbon-helix-helix domain-containing protein: MAASKVAISLDEDVLAQLDRLVRQQTFPNRSKAIEQAVKEKLERLDRSRLARECAKLDPAFEKALADEGLSGELAEWPEY; encoded by the coding sequence ATGGCAGCGTCAAAGGTGGCGATTTCTCTCGACGAGGACGTTCTCGCACAGCTCGATCGGCTTGTGCGGCAGCAGACGTTTCCGAACCGAAGCAAGGCAATCGAACAGGCTGTGAAGGAGAAGTTGGAACGCCTTGATCGCTCGCGGCTCGCCCGGGAGTGCGCCAAACTCGATCCCGCGTTCGAGAAGGCCTTGGCCGATGAGGGATTGTCCGGAGAGTTGGCCGAATGGCCGGAATACTGA